DNA from Archaeoglobus veneficus SNP6:
GAACACGATTAAAGTGCTGAGAAAGAGACTTGTTCAGTAACATCTAAACCCAACCCAAAATAGCGTCGATGTCGAGTTTCTCCTCCACAACCTTTGCAAGTTCTTCGATCCCGTCAGTCCTTGAGGGAATTTCGACACCTAAATGCTTGCAAACCGCCTTCACAATACAGTCGTTCCAGAAAAGGCCGTGCATGTATGTTCCCCATACCATTCCATCCTCGCTCGCGCAGCCTTCGTCATCGAAAACAGGATTGGATGCTTTTGTTACACCCTTGTGGATTTCGTACCCCCAAACGGATTCTCCCTTTATCTTTTCGAGGATCACAGCGTTTCCATTGACTTTTCTTTCGACTTGCCTGCACATCTTCCTGAACTCTCTGAATTCCGTTACGGCATCAAGCAGACCAATCCCCTTTGCCTTCACATAGCCATGCTCAACGCCAAAGTCCACGAGCTCCCTGCCAAGCATCTGATAACCGCCGCATATTCCTATCACGGGCCTATCTTTCGCAAAACGCCTCAGTTTTTCGTGCATTCCCGCCTCCTTCAACGCTCTGAGGTCTGCCATGGTGTCCTTGCTTCCAGGAACTATGACAATCTCGCAGTCGATGTCGTCTTTGAGGTCGATAAACTTGCAGAGTTCTCGCAGAGGCTCGAGGTCTGTGAAGTTTGATATCCTCGGCAACTTCAAAATCCCTATTTCACTCGTTTCGCCATTTCCACTCCACTCATCCATGCATAGGGAATCCTCTGACGGCATAGCCGAGTTCAGGTGGGGTATGACTCCGAGAACGGGAACACCCGTAAGCTCTTCAAGCTGCCTTACTCCGCTTTCGAGAAGCTTTTCGCTTCCTCGCAGCCTGTTTATGATAAATCCCCTCACGAGCCCAGCGACATCGGAAGGGAGAAGCTTATATGTTCCGTATAGGGATGCAAAGACACCTCCTCTATCTATGTCTCCTACTATGTAGATTGCTGGTTTTGCAATGCGGGCAATGCCTATGTTGGCTACATCTCTATCGTACAGGTTTATTTCCGCAATACCACCCGCCCCCTCGATTACAATCACATCGTAGTTCCTGCTGAGCTCTGTATAGGCCTCCTCGACCACCTTCATTATCTTCGGCACTTCTCTGTAGTACTCAAAACTTGAAACGTCTTTTACCGCTTCGCCGAGCAGAATCAGTTGCGAGACGAAGTTTCCCTTAGGTTTCAGCAAAACAGGGTTCATCAGTTCGTTTGGTTCTATGCCAGCAGCCCTCGCCTGAAAAGCCTGAGCTATTGCAATCTCCTTGCCCTCCTTCGTGACATAGGAGTTCAGGCTCATATTCTGCGCTTTGAAGGGAGCAACGGCGTAACCTCTCTTGCTCAGAATTCTGCAAAGTGCTGCGACGAGGACGGACTTTCCTGCACTGCTGGACGTTCCTGCAATCATCAGTGCCACGTGGCAAGCTATCTTGTTAAAAGATAAAGCATTTTTGATCGTATCTTGCATTCTTTAGTTATTAGGATGAATGTGAATACCAATAGTTAAATTTATATCGCAGCATTAAGCGCCAAATTTTCATGGAACTAACGTCTGTACTACTGATTGCAATACCCGTAGTGGTCGTTGTGCTGCTGCTGGTGTATTTCGTGTCTATATACAATAGATTTCAGAGCCTGAAAAATGGGGCTGAGGCAACACTCGGCCAGATAAGGGTGGCACTTAAAAAGAGACTTGACATGATTGCCCAGCTTGTTGAAGCGGTGCAGAGCTATGCGAAGTTCGAGAGGGAGACCCTTGAAAAGATCACGCAGATGAGAACAAGTGTGCTAAAAGCGGACGCAAGGGAAATTCAGAACATTGAAGCATAATCTAGACGGATCTTGGGCAACATCCTTGTTTCTGTTGAAAACTATCCGGATTTAAAGACGTCTGAAACAGTAAAGCAGCTCATGGATGCTGTTAGAGATGTGGAGGACGAAATTGCAAGGCACAGGTACACGTACAACAACATCGTTCAGGAGTTCAATACAATGACCGACGTCGTACCGTCGAGCATAGTTGCATCTATGCTCGGGTTCATGAAAATGGACTACCTGCAGTTCGAGGAGGAGATAAGCAAGCGACCTGAACTCAGGTGGCAGGTATGAGTGAGACAAGGCAGCTTGTCATTCTTTTTTTGATTGTGATTCTGTTTGGAGCTGCAGGGTTTTTCGTGGCGGAGCTTGTCAACTATTCTGGCGACCTGACGGTCGAAAGGTACATTGTTACGCTCTCTCCCAATGGCTCTCTTAAGGAGACTTATGTCTACGACATCGGCAGCTCCGGGAAGTACACGATGCTGTATAGAGTGTGGAAGGTACCTCTCCTTCCTCCTGCAGCATCGGGCCTGAACACGCCCTACGTGAAGGTTCTTGATGTTGAATGCTCTTTTGGGACGATATCCTACGTCAAGGATTTCGCGGGGAAAGTCTGGATTCTCAGCGGACAGAGTCCGGCGTATGCCAAGTCCTGGATATCCAGAAAGGCGTATCTAAACGAGGTTGGCTGCTATAAACCGGAAATGTTCACTGCTGGAAAGTATACAGTGACTTACAGCTACTTCATCAATCCGCCACTGGAGTGTGATGAAGAAATCTGCCACCTCAACCTCAAGCTTGCCGATGAGCACGTGCCCTACAAGAGAGTCGAAATAGTTCTAAATGACCCTTATAATCAAATTTTAAGGGTTTTTCCACATCCACCGGACTTCAGTGTCTCGAAAAGCGACAGTGGATGGGTAATTACAGGTAAAAGTCCTAGAGACGGACTGATTGAGGTGGAGATTCTGCTCAAGCCCGGTATGGTGGGATTCGTAAAAGAAGTCAGCAACGTTGAGGAAAAAACGCTGTCGGCGAACAGTACATACTCAAATGTATATTCAGCACTCTTAGGGCTGAAATACATTCTACTTGCGATAATATTTGGATTTCCGGCTGTACTCGGCACTCTTTATATCAGATACGGGAAGGAGAAGGAGTTCACAGTTCCGGAACATCTGAGCTACGTGCCGAACAAGAACAGAAAGCCCTGGCATGTTAACCTCGTATTCAAGGGTGATGCTTTAGACTTCGACGAGGACGGATTTTACGCAACGCTCCTCGATCTGCAGATAAGAGGTTTCATAAAAATAGAGCCGTACATGGATGGAGCGAATAAAAAGGAAGTGAAAATCGAACTGCTAAAAAAGCCAGAGGACGCGGAAGACCCTTACGAGAGGGCTGTCCTGCAATTCCTGCACGACTGGTCGAGAGATGGTGTCACATTCTACACCGGAGAGTTCAAAGACCTCGTCAGGTCAATGAGTAACAAGAGAGATGAGATTACGAGGCTCAAGGAGAGGGTCGATTTTATCATGCGTGAGGCCTTTCCAGAATATGCGAGGGAGTTCGTGGAGTCTGCCAGAAGCAGGCTTGCCGTTCTCTTCGTTGCGAGCCTCGTGCTGATGCTTGTCGTTGTCATTGCGGGAATGCTATATTCTGGTACATATCCAGTGCTCAGGGAAATGGGCGTGTACTCTGTGGCGATCATGCTGCAGTCCCTTGCTGCACTTCTTACCCCAACAGCACTCTTTGGCAGATGGAAGGGTGATTACTACAAGGAGAAGCTCGAGTGGGATGCTTTTCGGAAGTTCCTGTCGGACATGGTGATGATAAAGAAGTACGCACCCGAAGACATAGTCATATGGAAGGACTGGCTCATTTATGGAACTGCCCTTGGCGTGGGTGAGAAGGTTGTAAAGGCGATGGAGGCGCTAAAGGTCGAAATTCCCGAAGTCTACGTGGCGCCTTGGGTTTACATGTCGTTCCACTCTGTAAACAGGTCGGTCTCATCGGCATACGCAGCGGCAACTGGCAAAAGTACGGGAGGTGGATTTGTCTCCAGTGGTGGATTTGGAGGCGGTGGGGCTGGTGGACGATAGTTGGATAGCTGGATGGCTTCCACCCTTTACTTTTTAGTGTGATCACCTGATTAAGGTTGTAGAATTGCTACTATTTAAAGAACAAGTAGGCGGGGAAAGCCATGCTCACCAAGTTGATAAGCAAGCTGAGAAGCACACTCTCTCTTAAGCTCATCTCTGTACTTTTGTTTATTATTGCACTCTCGAGCAGTATGACAAAAGCTTCAGACGGGAAAAGCGAAAGTCGGCTGGCCAGTCCCCAGCTCATGTAATCTTTCATGATGTTTAGTGAAATCTCCAGAGCAATAATGAACAGTGGGTATGATACTGCATTCGCAAGCAAAACAGCCAGCAGGATTTTCTTTTTCGGAGTTACCTTTCTGACCACCAGATAGGCGAAGGTGGTAACAAGTTCGATACAAACGGTAATTGCGAAAAAGATGAGGAGTATTAGTAGGCCCACAAGTAGTTTGCCCCGCATGTACTCGCTCTCTCGACCGGGTATGGACACGTCAGCCGAGACAATGGCAACAGAAGACAGTATTACGAATATTGCTAAAAGTACATGTACTATTCGAACTTTGTCATGAAACATTGTAGAAAATTTGAAGAGGTAAAAAATAACTTTTTCGATTTTGGCGAAATAGTTACATTTTTTGTTATCCTTGGCTATCACGTTCCAGTGGCCCGTATATGCTATCTCAGAATTGTTATATTTTACTGTATTATGAATGGAAGTGTCCGAATAAATTAACCTTCTGGCTTGCCGATTATCTCGCCGCATTTCGGGCAGGCAACTCCTTTCAGAACTTTACTAAGCCAGCCTCCACGAAGCGCCTCATCTTCTGAGATCTTCAGGCTGCCATCCGGATTTACGTACTCTTCTTTAAAAACCGGCTTTAGCTTGGAGATCTTGACCTTACTGCCGCAGTTAGGACACACGATCCTGTTTCTCTTTCCCATAAAAAGGATGGCAAGGAATATTGTCTTTAGTTTTACGATCTGACCTGTTCACAAACTATATAAATAATTGAACATCAATCTATCACATTTTATGGTAATAGCGAATATAGCAGATAACGACCTCATTAAGATCCTAGAGAGCTTCAAAATCTTCGAGAGGAATAAAGTATCGCTGGAGATCAAGCTTATTGCAATAGCGATGTACATAGTTTCTTCCAGCGTTAGAAGAATCGCTTTGCTCTTTAACGTTGGCAAATCGACCGTCCACTACTGGATCGAGAAGTTCAAGGATGTTCTCGAATTCAACGAGAAAGAGAAAGTCAAGGAGCTTGTAATAGCTCGAATTGCTGTTGATGAAACGATTTTGAAATACAACGGGAAGAAATGCTACCTTTTCGCCGCTTTGGATGTAGAGAGAAACAAGATTGTGCATCTCAAAGTATATCCTGCGAGAAATGCTTTAGCAGCTTATTCCTTCCTTAGAGAAGTTCTGAGGATGTGCGAGGTTGAAGAGCTGATTTTGGATAAGGGGCCTTGGTACAGAGATGCCTTACAGCGTTTAGGCGTCAGATTCAGACACGAAGCATTTGGAGAGAGGAGTTTGGTTGAATCCGTGTTTTCTTCTTTCAAGCAGAGAGCGGAGATTTTCTTCTGCTCCATAACAGTTAATTTCAGGAGGAGAGAGAAGAAGTTTGGAAGTCTAAGGTGGAAAAGAGCTTTAGAATGCTGGAACAGGTTTTGCAGGATGTTCATGTTCTACTTCAATGTCGTTAGGGGGTGTTATTAGGACACCTATTTATGAATTATACAAAGGTTTCCTTAGCCTGATCTGTGCTGTACGCGGCTATACAGCTTGACAGTTTAAAGAACACCCTTCGTGCTCCTTACGTCTTCTCCTCTTATCTCAATGGCTTCACTGAAAGCTTTGGCAAATGCCTTGAAAGCAGCCTCCATCGTGTGGTGCGCATTCATCCCCTTGAGCTGCAGGTAGACGTTTATTCCAGCGTTTCTGCACAAGGTGTCGAAGAAGTGGACGAAGTTCTCAGCTTTCATGCCTTTAACGTCTCCAACGCTACCTTCGAAGTTGAAGTACCCCCTTCCACTCACGTCAACGCCGCACATTGCTACTGCATCATCCATCGGGAGTATTGCATCACCAAACCTCGCGATGCCCTTTTTATCTCCCAGCGCAGTTTTTATCGCCTCTCCGAGCGCTATGGCGACATCCTCTATGGTGTGGTGTTCATCGACTTCGATATCTCCTCTCGCCTTAAGCTTCAGCCCGATACCAGCGTGCTTGGCAAAGGTCTCGAGCATGTGGTTGAAGAAGGGGATGCCCGTGCCAACTTCGTAATCACCGCCATCGAGATCTATTGAAACACTGACTTCGACTTCTTTCGTTTTCCTCTCTGCCCTCGCCTTTCGCATGATATGCACTTCCATTTAAAATAATAATAACTTTTCCATCAAACTGCTTAGCTGTTCAATCCTCTTCAAGTTCGAGCAACTCTTCAAGACTGACTTTGCCTGTGTAAAGGGCCGAGCCTATCACGACGCCAGCAGCTCCGACTTTCTTTATCTTCTCAACGTCTTTTCTTGTCGTTATGCCTCCCGCAACATAAACAGGCAGAGACGTGCCCTCCACAACTTCTCGTACTTTCTCTATTGCAGCTCCTCTCATCAAACCTTCAACGTCCACGTTCGTGTAGAGCAGCGATACGTCGCAGTCCTCGTAAAGCCTCGCGAGTTCCACAGGTGTGAAAGCTGTCTCCTCCTTCCAGCCCCGTACAACCACTTTATCTTTCCTTGAATCTATGGCCACCATTATTCTACCGGGGTATTTAGATGCGAGAGTCTTTACCTCTTCAATCTTTTCTACAGCCATTGTTCCGATGATTACTCTGTCTATTCCTGCGGAGATCAACCCTTTGATGACGCTGGTATCTCTTATACCACCACCAACCTGAATTTCGGCTTTAACTCGCCTTCTAATTTCGAGAATGATGTCTTCGTGTCTCAGCCTTCCACCGAAAGCTCCACTCAGGTCGATGACGTGGAGAACTCTCGCCCCCTTCTTAACCCACATCTCTGCAACTTCGACGGGGTTTTCGAGGGAGACAAGAACTGCATCCTCTTTCCCCTGCTGGAGCTGGACACATTTGCCATCCTTTAAGTCGACTGCTGGAATAACCCTAAACATCGTCTTGCGTTTGGCAGCGGGCTAAATAGGCTTTTCGATGTTTTGGCGAGTCTGCTTTTCGTCTTCTCATTGGTCAACGGAATGGCAAGCTTTATAACATATACATATCAATACACAACTATGGCAAAAACGATAGCAGTGTCAGATGACGTTTACGAAATGCTCTCTAAGGCAAAAATGAAAGACGAATCTTTCAGCGACGTAATCAGAAGACTCCTGAGAAGGCAGAATATAAGCGACATTCCCAAAATACTCGAAGATAATGAAGCTGAAAAGATCAGAGAGTTGATTGAGAGGCAGAAAGAAGCTGACTTGAAAAGACTTAAGGAGTTGCTCTGATGTGGATTTTCGACACCTCTTTTGTTATCGACCTCTTCAGACACGACAGGAGGGCTTTAAAGAAAGCCAAGGAAGTTGATAACACTCCATCGACAAAGGCAATTTCTGTTGTGACTGCTCACGAAGTTTTGAGGGGGTTGTTTTACATTGGGAACGAGGAAAAGCTGAGGGTTGGCGAGTCTGCTCTCAATAGATTTGAGATCATTTCATATACATATGAGATAGCAAAGAAGGCTGCAGAAATTGACGCATCTCTCGCAAAAAGAGGTGAAATGCTGCCTTTCCCGGATGTAGTCATCGCTGCAACCGCTGTGGTGTATGATTTAATACTTGTCACGAGAGACGAGCATTTTAAGAGAATCAAAGGGCTCAAAATCGAAGAGTATTGACTAAGTCCACTTCCAGCAAAAATCCCAAAAGCCTAAAAAATAACACCTGCAACGAAAAACCATGAGGACAATATTCTGGGATGGTTGCGTTAAGCTGATAGACCAGACTTTACTGCCAGATAAGTTTGAAATTATCGAGTGTAGGCGCGTTGAGGAGCTTGCAGATGCGATAAAAAGGCTTGCAGTTAGAGGTGCTCCCGCCCTCGAAGCTGCGGGCGGATACGGCGTTGCTCTGGCAGCCCACGAGAGGGACTTCTCGAGCGTTGATGAACTGAAGGAGCACGTTAAAAGAGCTGCTGAGTTCCTTGCTTCTACCCGCCCAACGGCCGTAAACCTCTTCTATGGCATAGAGAGGGTTCTCAAAGCAGCTATGGATGGAAACAGCGTCGAGGAAGTCAGGCAGCTCGCTTTGAGTGAGGCGGAGAAGATAGCTGACGAAGACGTGGAAAGGAACAAGCAGATGGGCAAACATGGCGCAAAGCTGCTTGAAGATGGATTTACGGTTCTGACTTACTGCAACACCGGAAGGCTCGCAACTGTTGACTGGGGAACTGCTCTTGGTGTAATAAGAAGTGCCGTCGAAGAGGGCAAGAAAATAAAGGTCATAGCCTGCGAAACGAGGCCTCTCAACCAGGGCTCGAGGCTGACAGCATGGGAGCTCATGAAGGACGGCATCGAGGTCACGCTGATTACAGACTCGATGGCGGGTATAGTCATGCAGAAGGGCATGGTTGACTGCGTCATAGTCGGGGCAGACAGAATCGTGAGAGATGCTGTTTTCAACAAGATTGGAACGTACACAGTTGCAGTGCTTGCGAAGGAGCATGGCATACCCTTTTACGTTGCAGCTCCAGCAACTACCTTCGACTGGGGTAGAGAAGCGAAGGATGTCGTGATAGAGGAAAGAAGCAGAGAGGAGCTGATCTACTGCAATATAAAGTGCAAACAGAGCCTTATAGCCCCCTCGGATGTTAAGGTTTACAACCCCGCCTTTGATGCAACTCCTCTCAAGTACGTTACTGCTCTGATTACTGAGAAAGGTGTAATCTACCCGCCATACGAGGAGAACGTGCCGAAAATTCTTGGTTTTTGATTTTTGCACTGTCTTAAATTACTCTACTTATTTTATAAGTTTTTGAGAGCTATATTTGTTCCCTTAATCTCCATAACTCTCTCGTATTGCCTCAAATCACTGGGTCTTCCCAGCTTCTGGTCGCGTTAGTGGTGAATCTTCGGGCGACACATCGCACCTGTAAACGGCTAAGTGAAAAATGCCAATTTTAAGTGGTTTCCTCCTTTTTACCCGAATCTTCGAATGCTTCCTCGAATACAGCTATGAGCGCCACCAAAGCTGAAGGAATGGCCTGTTCGGTTGCGAAGGTAATGTATGGAGCTAAATCTATCACGTAATCTGCAAACTTAAAAACGCCCTTTGGAATTCCGACCCTGCTTCCGACGAAAACCACGATTTCATCAGCGTAGAACATTTTTCTGCCAAGTTCGTCCTTTACATTTTTTATCTGCTTCCCGGTCGGGTCAGTAACTATCAGCAGGTTCCTCTTCTTGCGCTTGTCCCTCGCAGTCTGGTAGAGGTCTTGCAGAAGAACCGGTACTTTTCTGACGTCTCTATCGTAGGCCCTTTTCTGCACTTCAAATCTCGCAATCTGCCCCTTTCTGACGCCCTTTATGAATTGCTCAAGTTCATAGGCGTTTGCGTAGCCGAAAGGAGCAATTATCAGTTCTTTAATCTCGAAGGCCTGTACAGCCCTCCCTATTCTTTCACCAAGCTCAAAGGCACCCTTTTCGAGGTACGGGAGCTGGACTATGCTTATTTTACTGAGGAGTTTTCTCGAATCCACCTTGTCGGGAGTGTACTTTTTATGCTCCACCTGACCCTCTGTAACTCCTATCAGAGCTCTATCTCCGATTATCTCTACGTAAACGGTTTTTTCCGGAGAGATCAAATCAACGTCGCATCCTGTGAGCTTCTTCACTTCTGCGCCCAGCCTGATATTTACGTCTGCGCTTGTAAAGTCGTGAGTACCTCTTCTCTTCGTTTTAATAGCAAAGGTTTTTGCGTTACCGATTAGCTTTGCTATCTTTGGAGCCTGTTTAAGTATCTCGTTAATGTCGGCCTTACACTCGATAGAGATGGGTATGATTGTCTCTATTTCCGGGATATCGGATATCCTCTCGATTTCGTCGGAGTGAACTATCACGAGGCCGAGAAACCCGGAGGGTCTTACTTCAATGTCTGCGTCCAGTCTCTCACGTATGTAGGACGCGGCGATGTACTCCATTCCTACCAGCGTTTTTATGAGGAGCATGGCTGTGTTTGAATTTTCTATCATTTTCCGCTCTCTTTTACCTTCTTCACAACCCTCATGTTTTCAATGGCCGTTGTGGGGTACTGGCCTTCTTCATTCTTTTCGAGAGATTTGACCATGTCCCATATGGTCAACAGTGCAACGCTTACTCCCGTCAAAGCCTCCATTTCGACTCCTGTTTTGCCAACGGACTTCACTGTACATTCTGCTTTAATTCCCTCATCCGTTACATCGAAAGATACCTGAACGGAGGTTATGGGTATTGGATGACACATCGGAATCAGTTCAGGAGTCTTCTTGACGGCAAGGACTGCCGCTATGTTCGCCGTGTTGAGAACGTTGCCCTTTGCAACCTTATCTTCGACTATGGCCTTTACAGTCTCCTTTTTCAGTCTTATGAAGCCCTCCGCTGTTGCGATTCTTACCACATCTCCCTTCCCGGAGATATCAACCATTCTGGCCCTTCCGGACTCAATATGGGTAAATTCACCCATGTAATCACCTGCGTATCTTCGATAGCAATCCTGCAAATAATTTAGCTTTTCCTTCTCGCAGACTTTATTTCTTATTCGTAAGCCTGAGGGGTCTGAATAATTTCTTAAATTCAGATTTCGAGCACACGAGAACTCTGTAGGTAAAACAAATGATTTAAATTATCTCTTCCTCCTCTTCTTCCTCCCTGTGCCTCTTTGGTGGACTCTCTTCAATAAGTGTGAGGTATTCCTTGAGCATTCTCGGGAATTTCGACGCTTCAACAAATCTCAATCCCATGCGCTCGCTCCACTTCCTTATTCCGGCATCACTGCTAACAACCCCTGCCTCAAGCTCCTTGGCCAGCAGAAGGACATCCAGGTCAGGAGAACTGTCGAGAATCCCCTGCCTCAGCGTTGCGCGGTACTTATCGCGAAATTTGCCTATCAGGTTGCCTATCTCCTGCTGGATTTCTTCCTTACCCTCAAGATTTGAGGCTATGGCCGAGCTTTCCCATATAAACTCTTCTGCAAGCTTTCTGCCCCGATTGATCTTCTGCCTCATAGTGAGGACGTACTCGTAAAATATTGCTGCCGGAATCTTGACCTCATAGCGGTTTGGAGTCTTTTTGACGAGCCACGTGTCGAGCTTGACGTAAACGTCGTCGCTGCACTGATGTCTGCGAAGGAAGCTCACGAGTTCACCGTAAACCGTTGGATAGGGGATGTAGCAGCTTATATCGAGCTTGAGCCTTGCTCTCGCTATGAGGTCGAGGATTTCCTGGGCCGATTCACAGAGAGACTCGTAGCCTTCCTTGGCTCTCAGCCCGCTGTCGGTGATTGCCGTGGTGTCGAGGACGAATCTCTGTCTCATTGATAAAAATAAATATTGAAAAATACTTAAAGGTTGTGGAATTACTGCAAATAGTCTGCAAAAATTCCTCTTGCAAAAGTACAATCGAAGTACGGGCGTAAATCCCTCAAATTCGTTAACTCAAATGAGGACCGGCAAATTTTTATAGTAATACTGCAACTATTAGTAATTGGTGAATATATATGGTAGAAGAAAATAAAATTTCCTCCAAAGATTTAGAGTCGATTTTGGAAGAGCTGGGACGAAAAATCTACGACGGACTTAAGGACGCTCTGGAGGATATAACCACACTGCAAGTTGTTACAGTTTCTGGAAAGGAGCGCGTTTTGAAAGTAGAAAAAATGGAAGATGTTGACGGTAAGGAGTTTATCGCAAGGAGAAAAACGGTAATTTCTGAGGAGCGCGTGATTGCGAAGACAATTATAGAACTGGATGGGGATATCATACTGATGCTTCCCGTGGACGATGAGGGTAAGATCTCGGTTGAGAAGGAGATAATGGAGCTTCACGAGAAAAACGTGAAAATTGCTGTCGAGAACTGGAGAGAATTTCTGAAAGGAATTATGAGTGTATGCACGCAACTGATGGAGTTTCTAAAGTAGAGAACGGATACCTATGCTCCTCAAACTCGATGAAGTACGTGCGGGGAGTGTTGAGATATCCTTCAATCTGACTGAATATGGAGAAGTTATAGCACTCATATCGGGAAACGAAGATGGATGGTCGGAAGAAGAGCACTCTGAGGAAATTGACAGGCTGAAGAAAAAGTATCGCAGGCTGAAGCATAGATTAAAACTGTGGCTGAGGTTGCTGTGTGTAGCGTTGCGGCATAGAAGAACA
Protein-coding regions in this window:
- a CDS encoding RNA ligase partner protein — encoded protein: MRQRFVLDTTAITDSGLRAKEGYESLCESAQEILDLIARARLKLDISCYIPYPTVYGELVSFLRRHQCSDDVYVKLDTWLVKKTPNRYEVKIPAAIFYEYVLTMRQKINRGRKLAEEFIWESSAIASNLEGKEEIQQEIGNLIGKFRDKYRATLRQGILDSSPDLDVLLLAKELEAGVVSSDAGIRKWSERMGLRFVEASKFPRMLKEYLTLIEESPPKRHREEEEEEEII